The genomic segment ATTAGTTTGAAAACATATAATATTAGTAAGTTACTTTTTATGGAAAATGGAGGGGTTCAAATGACATTTCATCAATTACCGAAAGCACAGGGCATGTATGATCCAACGTTTGAACATGACGCATGCGGGATAGGTTTATATGCACATATAAAAGGAAATGCAACACATGATATCGTAGAAAAAGGATTAGAAATGTTATGTCGACTTGATCACCGTGCGGGACGTGGAAGCGATGGTCAAACGGGTGATGGTGCAGGACTGATGGTACAGATACCAGATGTTTATTTTCGTGTTGTGTGTAATGAATGGGATTTGCCGGAAAAAGGAGCTTATGGCGTAGGAATGCTATTTTTTACAGACAATAATGAAGAACGTGCGGGCATTGAACAAAAAATTAACGACATGATTATTGCGCAAGGGCAAGAACTCATCGGGTGGAGAACAGTTCCAATTAACGCTAGTGTTCTAAGTGAAAAAGCAAAAGAAACAGTACCAGTCGTTCGTCAAGTATTCATCAAAGCAATAAACGCAACTGATTCACTTGCATTTGAACGTAAATTATATATCATTCGAAAACAAGTGGAGCACTGGGCACTACAACAGGATAAAAAATTCTATTGTGCAAGTCTATCAAGTCAGACAATCGTCTATAAAGGATTACTTACTCCCAAAGAGGTGAATCTTTTTTACGTGGATCTTCAAGATGAGCTATTTACATCTGCCTTTTCATTAGTACATTCTCGCTATAGTACCAATACTTTTCCAAGTTGGGAAAGAGCACATCCAAACAGATATATTGTTCATAACGGTGAAATAAATACATTACGTGGAAATATTAACTGGATGAAAGCACGGGAACAGCAATTTGTATCAGAAGCATTTGGGGAGGATCTTCCAAAACTATTGCCAATCATTGATACAAATGGGAGCGACTCTTCCATGTTAGATAATGCATTTGAATTTTTTGTACTTGCTGGTAGAAAACCAGCTCACGCTGCCATGATGTTAATACCAGAACCTTGGACAGAAAACCCTCATATAACTGAGGAGAAAAAGGCTTTCTATTCTTATCACAGCAGTTTAATGGAGCCATGGGATGGACCAACAGCTATTTCATTTACAGATGGGAAACAAATTGGAGCAATTTTAGATCGCAATGGTTTACGACCAGCTCGGTACTATGTGACAAAAGATGATTATATTATTTTCTCTTCTGAAGTAGGGGTAGTAGATGTAGAGGAAGAAAATATTTTATACAAAGAACGTTTAACCCCTGGAAGAATGCTACTTGTTGATTTAGAACAAGGTCGTATTATTTCAGACGAAGAAATTAAATCAGATATGGCAAATGCATTACCTTACCAACAATGGTTAGACGAAAATTTAGTAACTTTTACATCTGAAATGGAAGAACCAGAGCAAATAGATGATTTATTGTTCAAACAAAAAGCATTTGGCTACACATATGAAGATATTCAAAAATACATGATTCCGATTGCGTTAGATGGCAAAGACCCAATTGGATCAATGGGGAATGATACACCACTAGCCGTTTTATCAGATCGACCACAATCGTTATTTAATTATTTTAAACAGCTCTTTGCACAAGTAACAAATCCACCAATAGATTCAATTCGTGAGCATATTGTGACATCTACAATGACGCTACTTGGAGCAGAAGGAGATTTACTGCATCCAAATCGATCTAATAGCGAACGAATCTTTTTAGACACACCTATTTTAACAAATAGCCAGTTTAGCCAATTAAACGATATGAAATCAAACAAATTCCGAAGTGCAACTATAGATTTAACTATGTCTGCAAATTTAGAAATCGATTTATGCCATGTTTCTAAACAAGCGGATGAATATATAGCACAAGGAATAGCCTTGCTCATACTTTCCGACCGACTGTTGGATGTAAAGCAATTTACAATTCCAGTCCTACTAGCTGCAAGTAGCCTCCATCAACATTTACTTCGCACAGGAAATCGAACGAAGGTAAGTATTATTGTGGAATCCGGTGAAACAAGAGAAGTACATCAATTTGCTGCTCTGATTGGATTTGGGGTAGATGCGATTAATCCATATCTTGCTTATGCAACGATTGCAGAAGCAATAGAAGAAGGGCATATTGATAGTAGTTATGCAGTAGCGGTTGCGAAATATAGTCAAGGTATTACAGATGGTGTAGTGAAAGTAATGTCGAAAATGGGTATTTCAACTGTTCAAAGTTATCGCGGAGCTCAAATTTTTGAAGCAGTAGGGATTAGTAAAAAAGTGATTGAACGTTATTTTTCAGGAACTGTTTCTCAATTAGGAGGTATTAATCTAGAAACAATCGTGGAAGAAGCGCATAAAAGACATCAAGCAGCTATAGATTCCACTGGGGCTTCTTTAGATTCAGGTAGCGATTTCCAGTGGAGAAGTACTGGTGAACATCATGCATTTAATCCGAAAACAATCCACACACTTCAGTGGGCTACTCGAAAAGCGGATTACGGTTTATATAGACAATATGCAGAAATGGCAAATGAAGAGCGTATTGGATTTTTGCGTAATTTATTGACATTTAAAAAAGATGTTAAATGTATTCCACTGGAAGAAGTCGAGTCTGTAGATTCCATTGTCAAACGATTTAAAACGGGAGCGATGTCGTTTGGTTCATTAAGCAAAGAAGCCCATGAAACACTTGCTATTGCGATGAATCGCCTAGGTGGTAAAAGTAATAGTGGGGAAGGTGGAGAACATCCTAGCCGTTATGAACTAGATGCCAATGGAGATAACCGAAGAAGTGCCATTAAACAAATAGCGTCTGGTCGATTTGGAGTGAAAAGTCATTATTTAGTGCAAGCAGATGAACTGCAAATTAAAATGGCGCAAGGTGCGAAACCGGGCGAAGGTGGTCAGTTACCAGGTAATAAAGTATACCCGTGGGTAGCCGATGTTCGTGGATCGACAACTGGAGTTGGATTAATATCTCCACCTCCACATCATGATATTTATTCGATTGAAGATATGGCGCAATTAATTCATGACTTAAAAAATGCGAATAGAACTGCTCGTATTAGTGTGAAACTAGTGGCGAAATCGGGTGTTGGAACGATTGCTGCTGGGGTGGCAAAAGGTGCAGCAGATGTGATTGTCATTAGTGGATATGACGGTGGAACAGGTGCATCTCCTAAAACGAGCATTAAACATACGGGACTACCTTGGGAGCTAGGACTCGCAGAAGCGCATCAAACATTAATATTAAACGGTTTACGTGATAGAGTGAGACTGGAAACAGATGGGAAATTGATGACTGGTAAAGACGTTGTAATGGCTGCCTTACTTGGAGCTGAGGAGTATGGATTTGCAACAGCTCCATTAATCGTTTTAGGCTGTATTATGATGCGTGCGTGTCATCTAGACACTTGTCCAGTTGGAATTGCGACTCAAAATCCGGAACTTCGCAATAAATTCACAGGAAGTGCTGATTATGTTGTGAATTTTATGAAATTCGTAGCGGAAGAAGTTCGTGAGTATATGGCGTTACTTGGATTCAGAACAGTAGAAGAAATGGTAGGACGTGCGGATGTGCTAGAAGTTAGTGATCGTGCAAAAGAACATTGGAAAGCAAAACAATTGGATTTAACGGCATTGCTTTATCAGCCAGAGGGAGCACGTACGTTTAAAATTCCACAAAATCATAAAATAGAACAATCATTTGACTTACGTGAATTATTACCAAAAGTAGAACATGCTATTCTAAGTGAATCCAAAGTGGAATTGAATTATCCAATTGCAAACACGGACCGTGTAGTAGGCACGATTATTGGAAGCGAAATATCCAAACTATATGGTGCTAGAGGATTAGCCCACGATTCGATCACACTTCGATTTACCGGAGCAGCCGGGCAAAGTTTTGGTGCGTTTATACCAAAAGGGATGTCTATGTATGTAACAGGGGATGTAAATGATTATTTTGGCAAAGGATTATCTGGTGGAAAACTGATTGTCACTGCACCTATTCAAGGTGTTGCTGAAGAAAATGTTATTGCTGGAAATGTTGCGCTATACGGTGCAACAAGTGGAACTGCATTTATAAATGGACGTGCTGGAGAGCGCTTTGCAGTTCGAAATAGTGGAGTAGATGTTGTCGTAGAAGGCATTGGGGATCATGGCTGTGAATATATGACAGGTGGTCGTGCTGTCATATTAGGGGATGTTGGGAAAAATTTCGGTGCAGGAATGTCTGGCGGAATTGCGTATGTACTTGTTGATGACTTGGACGGATTCAAACAAAAATGTAACACAGAAATGATTGGATTTGAACGAATTGAATTATCAGAAGAAAAACATGCGATTCGCCAATTAATTATGGATCATTATTATTACACGAAAAGCACGAAAGCTATGAACATACTAGATAAATGGGATGAAAATGTTCAAAGATTTGTAAAGGTCGTGCCAAATGATTATAAGAAAATGCTCGAAAAAATCGCTGACTTTAAAAGGGATGGTTTAACGGATGATGCAGCTGCAATGCAAGCATTTTTAGCAACTTCCGTGAACGGAGAAATAAAGCGACTCGCGCTTGTGAAAAAATAAGAGAGGGGGAATAGTAAATGGGTAAACCTACTGGATTTATGGATTATAAACGAGAAAAAGGAAAGGAAGAAGCCCCTCTCAGACGTATTAAAAATTGGGGAGAGTATGCCTCGAAGTTAACAGATGAAGCACTTCAAACACAAGGTGCAAGATGTATGGATTGTGGGACTCCTTTTTGCCATATGGGGATTGAAATACAAGGTGCGACTGCCGGTTGTCCTATTAATAACTTAATCCCTGAGTGGAATGATTTAGTGTATAAAGGAAAGTGGCAGGAAGCACTAGAAAGATTATCGATGACCAATAATTTTCCGGAATTTACTGGTCGTGTTTGTCCAGCTCCTTGCGAAGGATCTTGTACACTTGCCATTTCAGATCCAGCAGTATCGATTAAGAATATTGAGCGTACTATTATCGATAAAGGATTTGAAAATGGCTGGATAGTACCTAGAATTCCAGTAGAGCGCACAGGGAAAAAAATTGCTATAGTCGGCTCTGGACCTGCTGGACTTGCAAGCGCAGATGAGTTAAATCAAGCGGGTCATTCTGTAACTGTATTTGAACGTGCGGACCGTGTTGGTGGACTACTCATGTATGGCATTCCAAATATGAAACTAGAAAAAGATGTAGTTGAACGTCGAATTCAGTTACTCCAGCAAGAAGGAATCGATTTTGTGTTAAATACGGAAATTGGTAAAGATATTTCAACAAATCAATTAAAAGATGAATTTGATGCGATTATTTTATGTATCGGCGCACAGAAACAACGTGAACTTCGCATGGAAGGTAGCGATTCAAATGGAGTTCATCTTGCAATGGATTACTTAACTTTTACTACCAAAAGTTTGCTGGATTCTAATTTTGCTGACGGGCAATATATCAATACAAAAGGGAAAGATGTCATCATAATTGGTGGAGGAGATACGGGGGCAGACTGTGTGGCAACTGCAATTCGTCAAAACTGTAAATCAGTTGTCCAGTTCGGAAAACATCCACAGCTACCAAATACAAGAGCGGAAGACAATTTGTGGCCAACCGATTCGAATATTTACAAATTGGAATATGCTTATGAGGAAGCGGAAGCTAAATATGGCAAAGATCCTCGTGAATACTTAATCCAAACAACGAGAATGGTCGCAGATGAGAAAGGAAATTTAAAAGAGCTCCATACAATTCATATGGAAAAAATACTAGGGGAAGATGGGGTTCATTTCTTTAAAGCAATACCTGGTACAGAAAAAATTTGGCCTGTACAATTTGTGTTTGTTGCAATTGGATTTGAAGGAGCAGAGCTTTCATTACCAAATCAATTGGGCGTGAACATTGTAAACAAAAAAATTGCCGCAACAACAAAAGATTATGCAACAAATGTAGATGGCGTATTTACTGCAGGAGATGCGAGAAAAGGTCAAAGTCTTATCGTTTGGGCCATTAAAGAAGGGCAAGATGTAGCGAAAAAAGTCAATGAGTATGTAAGTAAGCAGTCAGTCATTTGCTAATACGGCAGCGTTGGAGGAAGCTGAACGGATGGGTTTAATACTTCATCTGCAGACAGCCGATCACTTGCTCGTTATCTTATGTTGAGCCTGCAAGGAATACATGTCATAGCACGAGCGCAGACGATTAATAAACAATTATTAGATATTAATTCTTTGTGTTTAGCTAAGCCATCGGTCGAAGGTTGGAATCCCTCCTTGGACAAAAAATATATGAATGATATCAAACTAGTTTTTTTAAGTAAGTAGGGTAAAAGAACAGTCATCATCAGAACGCGACATTTACTGATGCTGGTAAAGAGTACTTAAAACAGAAAATGAGTGCCAAAAGAAAGTTAGGATAGTCAAAGTAAAATAGGCCACGTATCCTTTAAAAGTCGAATTACCCAAAACGGGGTAGTCGGCTTTTTTGATATCACAAATAGAAAGGAGAATTCACTATGATCTTTTCCTTTTCAAGATTAAGTATCTACACAATGCGAAGAAGCGGCAAGGTTCATCAATTCCTTTTAATGTTCAATAAATATGCAACTAAAGTAGGTCAATTTCTTAACGATGAGTTTCTAGATAAACCAAGTTTGAATCCTTTTCGGGACGTCCATCCAATTATCAACAAAACGTTCAAGTGAGAGTTCGGTTTCTTTATAATTACCACCAACATGCATGACACAGCGATGAGTCGGGTCAATCCCCATCGCCTTTAGTAATAAGTAATGTAGCTTTAAGGTACTAATTTAATTTTTTAAGATATGCTTCTCTTTAGAATTAATCAGAACAAAGTGATCTGGATGAAAATCAACTCTAATCTTATGTTTTTTTGCGAAATCTCCAATCTCACGAAGCGGTTCTATTAATGGCTTTATATAATTCCATTTAAGAAGCTCCTCGTGGTTTGCTAAAGGAATAAGGCGAGAGGTTAGCCGATAAAAATGAATATCAGACGCTACATTATGTTTTAACAGTCTTAGTGTATTATGTAAATTCGAAAGTGCAATACGTTCTAATTTACGGATGGCAGCTTCCCGATCATCAATTTTTTTGAATTGGGTAAAAGTCATTGTTTGCGAAGGGGATGCATTATCAAGTTCCATACTCATTGCGACATAACCAAGACGTACAATCGTCATTTATTCCACCTCATCTGTATTATCATTATTCAGCAAATGTTTTTGTGCTGAAAGCGAAGCGTCAGCTACAGAAGACTCTCACCTCCATAGGTGGGAGATGAATGCGTTTTTTTTACCTGTTAAGCGGGTGTCAAAATATCCGCTGACCAAAGAAAGAACGGCAATCTAAGTTCGCCGCGTCCTGCGGCAACGGTTGCATGACCTACATCCTGTAGGCCTCAAGCTCGATTCAA from the Sporosarcina psychrophila genome contains:
- the gltB gene encoding glutamate synthase large subunit — its product is MTFHQLPKAQGMYDPTFEHDACGIGLYAHIKGNATHDIVEKGLEMLCRLDHRAGRGSDGQTGDGAGLMVQIPDVYFRVVCNEWDLPEKGAYGVGMLFFTDNNEERAGIEQKINDMIIAQGQELIGWRTVPINASVLSEKAKETVPVVRQVFIKAINATDSLAFERKLYIIRKQVEHWALQQDKKFYCASLSSQTIVYKGLLTPKEVNLFYVDLQDELFTSAFSLVHSRYSTNTFPSWERAHPNRYIVHNGEINTLRGNINWMKAREQQFVSEAFGEDLPKLLPIIDTNGSDSSMLDNAFEFFVLAGRKPAHAAMMLIPEPWTENPHITEEKKAFYSYHSSLMEPWDGPTAISFTDGKQIGAILDRNGLRPARYYVTKDDYIIFSSEVGVVDVEEENILYKERLTPGRMLLVDLEQGRIISDEEIKSDMANALPYQQWLDENLVTFTSEMEEPEQIDDLLFKQKAFGYTYEDIQKYMIPIALDGKDPIGSMGNDTPLAVLSDRPQSLFNYFKQLFAQVTNPPIDSIREHIVTSTMTLLGAEGDLLHPNRSNSERIFLDTPILTNSQFSQLNDMKSNKFRSATIDLTMSANLEIDLCHVSKQADEYIAQGIALLILSDRLLDVKQFTIPVLLAASSLHQHLLRTGNRTKVSIIVESGETREVHQFAALIGFGVDAINPYLAYATIAEAIEEGHIDSSYAVAVAKYSQGITDGVVKVMSKMGISTVQSYRGAQIFEAVGISKKVIERYFSGTVSQLGGINLETIVEEAHKRHQAAIDSTGASLDSGSDFQWRSTGEHHAFNPKTIHTLQWATRKADYGLYRQYAEMANEERIGFLRNLLTFKKDVKCIPLEEVESVDSIVKRFKTGAMSFGSLSKEAHETLAIAMNRLGGKSNSGEGGEHPSRYELDANGDNRRSAIKQIASGRFGVKSHYLVQADELQIKMAQGAKPGEGGQLPGNKVYPWVADVRGSTTGVGLISPPPHHDIYSIEDMAQLIHDLKNANRTARISVKLVAKSGVGTIAAGVAKGAADVIVISGYDGGTGASPKTSIKHTGLPWELGLAEAHQTLILNGLRDRVRLETDGKLMTGKDVVMAALLGAEEYGFATAPLIVLGCIMMRACHLDTCPVGIATQNPELRNKFTGSADYVVNFMKFVAEEVREYMALLGFRTVEEMVGRADVLEVSDRAKEHWKAKQLDLTALLYQPEGARTFKIPQNHKIEQSFDLRELLPKVEHAILSESKVELNYPIANTDRVVGTIIGSEISKLYGARGLAHDSITLRFTGAAGQSFGAFIPKGMSMYVTGDVNDYFGKGLSGGKLIVTAPIQGVAEENVIAGNVALYGATSGTAFINGRAGERFAVRNSGVDVVVEGIGDHGCEYMTGGRAVILGDVGKNFGAGMSGGIAYVLVDDLDGFKQKCNTEMIGFERIELSEEKHAIRQLIMDHYYYTKSTKAMNILDKWDENVQRFVKVVPNDYKKMLEKIADFKRDGLTDDAAAMQAFLATSVNGEIKRLALVKK
- the gltD gene encoding glutamate synthase small subunit, translating into MGKPTGFMDYKREKGKEEAPLRRIKNWGEYASKLTDEALQTQGARCMDCGTPFCHMGIEIQGATAGCPINNLIPEWNDLVYKGKWQEALERLSMTNNFPEFTGRVCPAPCEGSCTLAISDPAVSIKNIERTIIDKGFENGWIVPRIPVERTGKKIAIVGSGPAGLASADELNQAGHSVTVFERADRVGGLLMYGIPNMKLEKDVVERRIQLLQQEGIDFVLNTEIGKDISTNQLKDEFDAIILCIGAQKQRELRMEGSDSNGVHLAMDYLTFTTKSLLDSNFADGQYINTKGKDVIIIGGGDTGADCVATAIRQNCKSVVQFGKHPQLPNTRAEDNLWPTDSNIYKLEYAYEEAEAKYGKDPREYLIQTTRMVADEKGNLKELHTIHMEKILGEDGVHFFKAIPGTEKIWPVQFVFVAIGFEGAELSLPNQLGVNIVNKKIAATTKDYATNVDGVFTAGDARKGQSLIVWAIKEGQDVAKKVNEYVSKQSVIC